In Ferviditalea candida, the DNA window AAATTGACATCCGCTTCCAAAAGAGCAAGCCGAACCTCGCGCAGCGCTTCACTGACATCTTCTTCCGACAGCTTGCCTTTTCCTTTCAGCTTGCTGAATACACTCTGCAGCCGACCGGATAAACCTTCAAAAGCCATGAGCGCCCCCTCCTTACTTGACGAAAATCCGCATAAAATCAACTGACGTCCGGAATCAGCAGGAAAGCCCGCTTTTAGTTTAAATCGCGAAGCTTATCAATCGCCGATTGAAGCTCCGGCTTGTATGCTTCAGGCAGCCTTGCCAACGCAAATTCCATTTCCTTCAACTGCAGCATTCTCTGGTCATGCTTGGCCAACAGTTGCAATTTATCCTCATAGTCTTCAAGCAATTTCGCCGCGCGTTTGATATGCTCATACACCGCCTGCCGGCTGATGCTGAATTCCGCGGCGATTTCGCCGAGCGAATAATCATCGAGATAATAATATTCCAGAAACAACTGCTGCTTCTCAGTCAACATTTGCCGGTAAAAATCGTACAAAAGATTAATCCGGTTCGTTTTTTCCAGAAGCTTATCTTCCATTCGGGCCAACTCCCCCCGTCAAGGAAAAACAACTTAGGGCTCGCGATGAAATTAGTTTCACTTTTGACGGCAAAGCGCGATATCCTGAAAACGGCTTCCAAATCCAGGCCCGCTTTCAGTGTCGAACAACGAATATTATATTAATCCATCCGCTTATAGATGTCAAGCAATTTACCTTGTCAGTGATCGGAATGCTCGCTGTCCGCGGGCTCGGCCTCCGCCCAATCGGCGAATAATGCCTGGACAAACCGTTCGGAATCAAACTCCTCGAGATCATCCATCTTTTCGCCCAAGCCTACGAATTTAACCGGCAATTTCAATTCCTGACGGATCGCGATCGCGATGCCGCCCTTGGCGGTGCCGTCCAGCTTGGTCAAAATCAAGCCGGTCACACCCGTTTTTTCCCCAAACATTTTGGCCTGATTCAACGCGTTCTGACCCGTTGTGGCATCGACGACCAGCAGCACCTCGTGGGGAGCATCGGAAATTTCCCTGCGGATAACGCGGAAAATTTTATTTAATTCCTCCATCAGGTTCGTCTTATTCTGCAGTCGTCCCGCCGTATCGCACAGCAGAATGTCCACTTCACGCGTTAAAGCTGCCTGAATGGCGTCAAAGATCACAGCCGCGGGATCGGAGCCGGCCTGCTGCTTGATCACATCCACACCGACACGCTGTCCCCAGACCTCCAGCTGTTCGATTGCCCCAGCGCGAAACGTGTCCCCGGCAGCCAGCAGCACCTTCTTGCCCTGCTGCTTGAAGCGATGGGCCAATTTCCCGATGGAGGTTGTTTTGCCGACGCCATTGACGCCGACAAACAAATAGACCGTTAGCCCTTTGTCCGCCATTTTGAGGCTGCTGTCTTCCTCGCCCTGCAGCAATCCGTTCAGCTTTTCCGCCAGAACCGGCTGGAGTTGGGCCGCATCTTCAATTTTGCGCTTCTTCACCTCGTCTCTCAATTCGTCGATCAAATCCATGACGGTAGAAACGCCGACATCGGCGCCGATCAAAATCTCTTCCAATTCCTCATAAAACGCTTCATCGATTTTCTTGCGGCGGAGAATCAATTCCTCGACCCGTTCGACAAAGGCGTTCCTCGTTTTGCTTAGCCCATCCTTGAACTTTTGCGTAACCGCGTCGGTTTTTGCAGTCAAGCCTTCCTTCAATTTCTTGAAAAAATTCATCTTTTCACGCTCCAAGAAAAAATTCAATCAACCCGCCGGACGTTTCTCATGCGGAAGCGGCTTCCTGATCCTCCAGGCGCACGGAAACCAGCTTGGATACGCCGTCTTCCTCCATGGTCACACCGTACAATACATCCGCTTCCTCCATCGTTCCTTTGCGGTGGGTCACCACGATAAACTGCGTCTCGCTGGAAAATTCCCGCAAATACTGGGCAAAGCGCGTGACATTGGCGTCGTCCAGCGCCGCTTCGACTTCATCGAGCACGCAGAAAGGCACAGGCTTGACGAGCAGAATCGCAAACAGCAGAGCGATCGCGGTCAGCGCCCGCTCGCCTCCGGACAGCAAGGAAAGATTCTGCAGCTTTTTGCCCGGGGGCTGAGCCACAATCTCCACACCCGTTTCCAGCAGAAGCTCCGGATCGGTCAAGATCAGATCCGCTCTGCCGCCGCCGAACAATTTGGCAAACACCACGACAAAATGGGATCGGATCGCCTCGAAGGTCTCGCGGAATCGCCTAGACATTTCCTCGTCCATCTCCCGGATTACTTGATACAAGGTCGTCTTCGCTTCGATCAGGTCGAGCTTCTGCTCGTTCAGAAAGCTGTATCTTTCGTTAACCCGCTGGTACTCGTCGATGGCTCCGAGGTTGACATCTCCAAGCTGGGCGATCTGCCGCTTCAAATCCCGGACGATCGCCTGCGTCCCGATTACATCCTCAGGCACCGGGTACCGTTCCCTGGCCATTTCAAAGCTGATTTCATAGTCCTCGGACAGCTTCTTCAACAGGTTGTCCAATTCGACATCGAGGCGGTTGACCCGAACTTCCGTCTGATGCATTTGCTCTTCGATTTTTCTCAGCTCGATGCGCTGTTCCTTCGTCTCGTCCGCTTCCTCTTCCAGCTTGCGGATCCATTCGGCGCGTTCGGTCTTTTTCCGGTCGATCGTTTCCGCGCATTCCCGTTTTTGCAGCTGATAGCTGTTTAAATTCTCCGTCTGCTGAACCGTCTCTTCCCTGTTGGCCGCAAGCTCCCGATCCGCCTGCAGAGAAAGCTGGCATACGGACTTTTCCTCCTCCTGCAGCTCGCGCAAATCCTCATTCATCCGCCGAAGCTGATCTTCTGCGGACTGCTTCTCCTGGGAAACCGCGGCCGCCTCCACCTTAAGCCGGGTCAGCGCGGTCTGCAGCTCTTCCTTGACCGACTCATTGCGTTTTCGCTCGCTCTCGGCATCCCGGACGGCCTGCTGAACGGCCGCCTCCTGCTCTTGAAAAGCGGCAAGACCTGCGGTCAATTCCGCTTTCCTGACTTCATATTCCCGCTTTTCTTGGGAATTGCCGTCGGACTCCTGTCCGAGCAGCTCAAGCTGGTCCTGCGCATTCTGATATTCGTTCAAAAGCTGCTTCTGCTCGGCCAGATTGCGCTGCTCCTCCAGCCTTTTTTGTTCCCCGAGTTGCCGCAGCTGCTCAAGGCTGCTCTGCAGCTGCTCCAGCTCCTGCCGAACGCTTTTGACATTTTCCTTCAGTTTGCCCAATTGTTCTTTCGCTTGACCGATTTCCTCGTCCAGCTGCTCGATCTGCCGCTTCCTTCCGAGAAGATTGGCATTTCGCTTCTGCTGGCTTCCTCCCGTCATGGAACCGCCTGCATTCACCACATCCCCTTCCAGGGTCACGACGCGGAAACGGTATTGGCAGGACGCGGCAATCCGGTTCGCCTGCTCCAGATTCTCGGAGATGATCACATTGCCCAGCAGATTCCGGAAAATATCGTTATAACGATCCTCAAAATCGACCAGATCGACGGCGATTCCGACGAAGCCTTCGACTCTTTCCGCCGTTCTCCGATCGTTATCGGGGATCGATCTTCCCTTGATGACGTTCAGCGGTAGCAGCGTCGCGCGTCCGCTTTGTCGCCGTTTCAAATATTGAATGGCTTCGCGGGCGGAAGCCTCGTTCTCCATGACGATATGCTGCAGGGCGGCGCCCAGCGCTGTTTCGACTGCGGTTTCATACTGCTCCGGAACCTTGACCAGCTCGGCCACCGCCCCATGAACCCCTTTCAGGCCGCCCGACGGCTTGCCAGCCTTCAACACCTCGCGGACGCCCTGCTGAAATCCGTCATATTCGTTCTGCAGCTCCAGCATCGTATCCCGTCGGGAGACCAGCGCGTCCAGCTTTTGCTCCCATTTGCGCGCGGTCAGCAGAACCTCATCCAGCAGCGCCTGCTTTTGCTTCAGCTGCTGGCCGGTTTCCGCATACCGGCTGCGGATGCCCTCAATTTCTTCGGCAATCCGGTGCAGATGCTTTCCGTAATGCTCCTTGCGCTCTTCCATTTGGCGCAGCTGTTCCGTCCATTTGCTTCGTTCTTCCTGCAGTCTTCCGATTCTCCGCTCGGCGGATTCCGACTGCTGCTCATAATAGCGGATTTCGTTGCGCGCCTGCGCCATTTTATTCAAAATTTCAAGCAATTCACCCTTCAGCTCTTCCTCGCGCGCAACACTGGTTCCGCCGTGAACGCCTTCGAGACGCCTTTGCTCTTCCTCCAGGCTGACCATTAAATCCTCCAGCTTGCGGGAAATCGACCCGAGCTTCTCGACCAAATCGTCCCGCTCGGACGTCCTTTCCGCAATCCGCTTGCGCTGAAGCTCCAAGGTTTGCGCATACTGCTCCCGGTTCCTTTCCAGATTGCGCCTTCTTTCCTTGAGGACTTCGCCGAAGCCTTCGCATTTTTCAAATTCCTCGCTCAACTGCAGAAACACGGCCTGCAGATGTTCAAGCTCCTCCTCCAGACGCCGCGTTTCCAGCCTGTGCTTTTCCAACTGCGCATCATGACTGCTGACCACAGTGGAAAGCTTCAGCTGCTGCTGCTTCAGCAGCTCCAGCTTTTCGCCGGCCTCCTGCCAGGAACGGTGAAGCTGCTCGATCTGCAGCACGTACATCGAGATTTCATTGGCCTTCAGCTGCTCCTTCAGCTGCTTGTACAGCACCGCATTCTCGGATTGCTTGCGAAGCGGTTCAATCTGGTCTTCCAATTCGGACACAAGGTCGTGAATGCGAACCAGATTCTGCTCCGTTTCATCCAGTTTTTTCTGCGCTTCCTTCTTTCTCGATTTATATTTGACGATACCGGAAGCTTCCTCAAAGATCCCCCTGCGCTCCTCCGAGCGCGAGCTCAAAATTTCTTCAATCCGGCCCTGCCCGATAATCGAATAAGCCTCTCTGCCGATTCCCGTATCCATGAACAATTCCGTGATATCTTTCAACCTGCAGGACTGCTTGTTGATAAAGTACTCGCTCTCCCCGCTGCGGTGAATCCGGCGGGTGACCGTCACTTCGCTGAAGTCCAACGGCAGAGCCTTGTCCGAATTATCCAGCGACAAAGAAACTTCGCCGTAATTGACCGGCTTGCGCGTAACGCTGCCGGCAAAAATGACGTCCTCCATCTTGCCCCCGCGAAGCGATTTGGCGCTCTGCTCGCCGAGCACCCAGCGGATTCCGTCGGAGATGTTGCTTTTGCCGCTTCCGTTCGGTCCGACAACGGCAGTAATGCCCGTAACAAATTCCAACTCGGTCTTATCGGCAAACGATTTGAATCCCGTTAATTCGATTCGCTTCAGAAACATCGTCTCACCCCAAGCTTATTGTAT includes these proteins:
- the ftsY gene encoding signal recognition particle-docking protein FtsY — encoded protein: MNFFKKLKEGLTAKTDAVTQKFKDGLSKTRNAFVERVEELILRRKKIDEAFYEELEEILIGADVGVSTVMDLIDELRDEVKKRKIEDAAQLQPVLAEKLNGLLQGEEDSSLKMADKGLTVYLFVGVNGVGKTTSIGKLAHRFKQQGKKVLLAAGDTFRAGAIEQLEVWGQRVGVDVIKQQAGSDPAAVIFDAIQAALTREVDILLCDTAGRLQNKTNLMEELNKIFRVIRREISDAPHEVLLVVDATTGQNALNQAKMFGEKTGVTGLILTKLDGTAKGGIAIAIRQELKLPVKFVGLGEKMDDLEEFDSERFVQALFADWAEAEPADSEHSDH
- the ylxM gene encoding YlxM family DNA-binding protein; the protein is MEDKLLEKTNRINLLYDFYRQMLTEKQQLFLEYYYLDDYSLGEIAAEFSISRQAVYEHIKRAAKLLEDYEDKLQLLAKHDQRMLQLKEMEFALARLPEAYKPELQSAIDKLRDLN
- the smc gene encoding chromosome segregation protein SMC; protein product: MFLKRIELTGFKSFADKTELEFVTGITAVVGPNGSGKSNISDGIRWVLGEQSAKSLRGGKMEDVIFAGSVTRKPVNYGEVSLSLDNSDKALPLDFSEVTVTRRIHRSGESEYFINKQSCRLKDITELFMDTGIGREAYSIIGQGRIEEILSSRSEERRGIFEEASGIVKYKSRKKEAQKKLDETEQNLVRIHDLVSELEDQIEPLRKQSENAVLYKQLKEQLKANEISMYVLQIEQLHRSWQEAGEKLELLKQQQLKLSTVVSSHDAQLEKHRLETRRLEEELEHLQAVFLQLSEEFEKCEGFGEVLKERRRNLERNREQYAQTLELQRKRIAERTSERDDLVEKLGSISRKLEDLMVSLEEEQRRLEGVHGGTSVAREEELKGELLEILNKMAQARNEIRYYEQQSESAERRIGRLQEERSKWTEQLRQMEERKEHYGKHLHRIAEEIEGIRSRYAETGQQLKQKQALLDEVLLTARKWEQKLDALVSRRDTMLELQNEYDGFQQGVREVLKAGKPSGGLKGVHGAVAELVKVPEQYETAVETALGAALQHIVMENEASAREAIQYLKRRQSGRATLLPLNVIKGRSIPDNDRRTAERVEGFVGIAVDLVDFEDRYNDIFRNLLGNVIISENLEQANRIAASCQYRFRVVTLEGDVVNAGGSMTGGSQQKRNANLLGRKRQIEQLDEEIGQAKEQLGKLKENVKSVRQELEQLQSSLEQLRQLGEQKRLEEQRNLAEQKQLLNEYQNAQDQLELLGQESDGNSQEKREYEVRKAELTAGLAAFQEQEAAVQQAVRDAESERKRNESVKEELQTALTRLKVEAAAVSQEKQSAEDQLRRMNEDLRELQEEEKSVCQLSLQADRELAANREETVQQTENLNSYQLQKRECAETIDRKKTERAEWIRKLEEEADETKEQRIELRKIEEQMHQTEVRVNRLDVELDNLLKKLSEDYEISFEMARERYPVPEDVIGTQAIVRDLKRQIAQLGDVNLGAIDEYQRVNERYSFLNEQKLDLIEAKTTLYQVIREMDEEMSRRFRETFEAIRSHFVVVFAKLFGGGRADLILTDPELLLETGVEIVAQPPGKKLQNLSLLSGGERALTAIALLFAILLVKPVPFCVLDEVEAALDDANVTRFAQYLREFSSETQFIVVTHRKGTMEEADVLYGVTMEEDGVSKLVSVRLEDQEAASA